One genomic region from Sphingobacterium multivorum encodes:
- a CDS encoding metallophosphoesterase family protein: MKSFFLTISLFVTTVLVHAQQKFSFAFFTDLHLNTSAETHCFEGLDKAIQNAKSKKVDFVLNGGDNVDVDAYKAEQLPLAKSMFQKYKDQVDASKLKWYYAIGNHDRFWHYDGKDGAGLFESVFGKSYHSFVHKGWRFIVLNSTEICNGKYCVSDEQQAWLKQVLDETPKTQPIVVVAHVPFLSLYYPVLDGHYTDADTFTNQKAILDLFTGHNLKLVLQGHQHLYEEIKVKGVQFITAGAICASWWGGAFNGTQEGYLKVDINGDQFKWEYIDYGWTVKGK; this comes from the coding sequence ATGAAATCATTTTTTTTAACGATAAGTCTGTTCGTTACAACAGTCTTAGTACATGCTCAACAGAAATTTTCATTCGCGTTTTTTACCGATTTACACCTTAACACCAGTGCAGAAACACATTGTTTTGAAGGTCTTGATAAAGCAATTCAAAATGCCAAAAGCAAAAAAGTAGACTTCGTCCTAAACGGTGGCGACAATGTGGATGTAGACGCTTATAAGGCAGAACAGTTGCCTTTAGCGAAGAGCATGTTTCAAAAGTATAAGGATCAAGTGGATGCTTCCAAATTGAAGTGGTATTATGCCATTGGCAATCACGATCGTTTCTGGCATTATGACGGAAAAGATGGAGCTGGACTTTTCGAATCGGTTTTTGGAAAGAGCTACCACAGCTTTGTACATAAGGGCTGGCGTTTTATTGTGTTAAATTCTACGGAAATATGCAATGGCAAGTATTGTGTGAGTGATGAGCAGCAGGCCTGGCTGAAACAGGTGCTTGATGAAACCCCAAAAACGCAACCGATTGTTGTTGTTGCACACGTACCGTTCTTGTCTTTGTATTATCCTGTATTGGATGGACACTATACGGATGCAGATACATTTACCAACCAAAAAGCGATTTTGGATCTATTTACAGGTCACAATCTGAAGCTTGTTTTGCAAGGACACCAGCATCTCTATGAAGAAATCAAGGTGAAAGGTGTACAATTCATTACTGCAGGAGCGATCTGTGCGAGTTGGTGGGGCGGAGCCTTCAACGGTACTCAGGAAGGATATTTAAAGGTTGATATCAACGGCGACCAGTTTAAATGGGAATACATTGATTACGGCTGGACAGTGAAAGGAAAATAA
- a CDS encoding SusC/RagA family TonB-linked outer membrane protein, with amino-acid sequence MKEIFKKHLRLLGIVFMLLQSYLVFSQSKISGTVVDCQSKVPLVGATITHVGKGNNSVKTDASGKFTIAVKDGSNLKTTMLGYKELITTAKQGVVIEMVASTIELNETVVVGYTTQKKGLLSGSVASVKFKETDAEIPTTSVGNLLAGRMAGLYVSTPSGKPGEQPNIKIRTASSWNASPTLYVIDGKVTIDAAEFNNLSPNEIEEISILKDAATTAAYGARAGAGVVLVTTKRGKAGRVAINYSVNTGKDVRGKNMELTNIMEWGQIQNRIWGEAGGPANTPWTETAKAYFKDTDFGGGVGYGFDHLKDVYVNPSTTTHNLSATGGTDKLQYFIGASYVNQETFIKNTNEKKYNVRSNITGNLTKNLSVFAGLSLNNNKFNAPEGDWSGDMFPKLLLWQPYMPSFTASGLPVDYFWISNKSGEAQGLSGYNRSESLKAIANLNLTYKMPFLEGLSAKVGYIKTFNNSNQKIYSHPFTYYQLAQIEPVIWDLNTIVGQRLTYHTPSIQKLASWNQEEQTNLQLNFERDFGKHHVNAALVYERQERSYDGINASINGFPIYMTDQWWASTGGSGVVNGTPTKSISNTYGFLPTVGRKSYIGQFAYDYADKYVANFAYRYDGSANFPKDKRWGFFPSVSAAWVISKENFFSHVNGIESLKVRASVGLTGNDFVAIDPNGGRDDANAKRWQYEDKYVTGNSAFFGETPTLNPGIRYDVLPNVDITWEKYLNKNFGVDISFLKHFNATAEYWATRTYDILSTRIQSTPPTFSRPLPSVNYGEMKANGVDLSLNYFNRTGDLNYNVGLNFTYGDSWYTIRDLNITYDYQNLIGNGRSANMITGYTVDHMLRTQADVDALLAAHPGYNFKGNAPKPGQFAYKDFNGDNTINENDITVLNKSNNPKVFGLNLGADWKGLSITANFNGSLGYKKSFNNLSGGVEWNRMWRPWANESWSPENTGAWLPYRYSANDDVRTVNTSGSNFWLADASFVRLKFLNIAYNLPQHWYKKYADKIRFYVSGSNLFVISKFNKKFYDPEMDGGTSFPIVKSFNAGVSVTF; translated from the coding sequence ATGAAAGAAATCTTCAAAAAGCATCTGCGGTTGCTCGGAATTGTCTTCATGTTACTGCAGTCCTACCTTGTTTTTTCTCAAAGTAAAATATCGGGTACGGTAGTCGATTGCCAATCAAAAGTTCCCCTTGTTGGTGCTACTATTACCCATGTTGGGAAGGGTAATAATTCGGTTAAAACTGATGCTAGTGGTAAGTTTACCATTGCTGTAAAGGATGGTTCGAATCTCAAAACAACCATGCTCGGCTATAAAGAGTTGATTACAACCGCTAAACAAGGTGTTGTTATTGAAATGGTTGCATCTACTATTGAGTTAAATGAGACGGTAGTTGTTGGTTACACAACCCAAAAGAAAGGACTTCTGTCAGGATCGGTGGCTTCTGTTAAATTTAAGGAAACAGATGCGGAGATTCCAACGACATCAGTTGGAAATTTATTGGCGGGGCGTATGGCCGGTTTATATGTATCAACACCGAGTGGTAAGCCTGGAGAACAACCGAACATCAAAATTAGAACTGCAAGTTCATGGAACGCTTCACCAACACTTTACGTTATTGATGGGAAAGTAACCATTGATGCCGCTGAGTTCAATAATCTAAGTCCCAATGAAATTGAAGAAATCTCTATTTTAAAAGATGCTGCCACAACAGCAGCATACGGTGCCCGTGCAGGTGCAGGGGTTGTCTTGGTTACGACCAAGCGTGGTAAAGCTGGACGAGTAGCTATCAATTATTCTGTCAATACGGGAAAGGATGTCCGTGGGAAAAATATGGAACTAACCAATATTATGGAGTGGGGACAGATCCAAAACAGAATCTGGGGCGAGGCAGGGGGACCAGCAAATACGCCTTGGACTGAAACTGCAAAAGCTTATTTTAAAGATACAGATTTTGGTGGCGGTGTGGGATATGGTTTTGACCACTTAAAAGATGTCTATGTAAATCCTTCTACCACCACGCATAACTTAAGCGCGACAGGCGGTACTGACAAACTCCAATATTTTATCGGAGCTTCTTATGTAAATCAAGAAACTTTTATCAAGAACACGAACGAAAAAAAATACAATGTTAGAAGTAATATCACCGGAAATTTAACCAAAAACCTGTCTGTGTTTGCAGGCTTAAGCTTAAACAATAATAAATTTAATGCGCCTGAAGGCGACTGGTCTGGAGATATGTTTCCTAAATTGTTACTATGGCAACCTTATATGCCTTCCTTCACGGCAAGCGGTTTGCCTGTAGATTATTTCTGGATTTCCAATAAATCTGGTGAAGCACAGGGTCTCTCCGGCTACAATAGATCGGAAAGTTTGAAAGCGATAGCAAATTTGAATCTAACCTATAAAATGCCATTTCTTGAAGGCTTAAGTGCTAAAGTAGGATACATCAAAACCTTCAACAACAGCAATCAGAAAATATATTCACACCCTTTTACATATTACCAATTAGCACAGATAGAACCTGTCATATGGGATTTGAATACCATCGTAGGGCAGCGTCTTACTTATCACACACCAAGTATACAGAAACTAGCTTCCTGGAATCAAGAGGAACAGACAAATTTGCAACTGAATTTTGAAAGAGATTTTGGGAAACATCATGTGAATGCGGCTTTGGTTTACGAACGTCAGGAAAGAAGCTATGATGGTATAAATGCAAGCATCAATGGTTTTCCAATCTATATGACGGATCAATGGTGGGCTTCTACAGGGGGATCGGGAGTTGTAAATGGTACTCCTACCAAGAGCATTAGTAACACGTATGGCTTTCTGCCGACAGTGGGACGTAAATCCTATATCGGACAATTTGCCTACGATTATGCAGATAAATATGTCGCTAATTTTGCCTATCGTTATGATGGATCGGCCAATTTTCCAAAAGATAAACGCTGGGGATTTTTCCCTTCTGTTTCTGCAGCTTGGGTGATTTCTAAAGAAAATTTCTTTAGTCATGTAAATGGCATTGAATCGTTGAAAGTAAGAGCATCAGTCGGGTTGACAGGTAATGATTTCGTCGCAATTGATCCAAATGGAGGAAGGGATGATGCAAATGCCAAACGTTGGCAATATGAAGATAAATATGTAACTGGAAACAGTGCTTTTTTCGGTGAAACTCCGACACTTAATCCAGGCATAAGATATGATGTTCTGCCAAATGTAGATATTACCTGGGAAAAATATCTGAACAAAAATTTCGGTGTTGATATTAGTTTCTTGAAACATTTCAATGCTACAGCTGAATATTGGGCTACGCGTACCTATGATATTTTAAGCACGAGAATCCAGTCTACTCCACCAACATTCAGCCGACCGCTACCATCAGTCAATTATGGAGAAATGAAAGCGAATGGTGTAGACCTTAGTTTAAACTATTTTAACAGGACAGGAGATTTGAATTATAATGTTGGTTTAAACTTTACGTATGGTGATTCATGGTATACAATACGAGACTTAAATATAACTTATGACTATCAGAATTTGATCGGTAACGGTCGGTCGGCAAATATGATTACAGGTTATACGGTAGATCACATGCTTCGGACACAGGCCGATGTTGACGCGTTGTTGGCTGCTCATCCAGGATATAATTTTAAGGGTAATGCGCCTAAACCTGGACAATTTGCCTACAAAGATTTTAATGGTGATAATACCATTAATGAGAATGATATCACGGTATTGAATAAAAGCAATAATCCTAAAGTCTTTGGACTAAACCTAGGCGCGGATTGGAAAGGCTTAAGTATTACAGCCAACTTTAACGGCTCATTGGGGTATAAAAAGTCGTTTAATAATTTGAGTGGCGGTGTAGAATGGAACAGGATGTGGCGTCCTTGGGCGAATGAATCTTGGAGTCCTGAAAATACTGGCGCTTGGTTGCCCTATCGCTATAGTGCAAATGATGATGTAAGGACTGTTAACACAAGTGGAAGTAATTTTTGGTTGGCTGATGCCAGTTTTGTCCGTTTGAAATTTTTGAATATTGCCTACAACCTTCCACAACATTGGTATAAAAAGTACGCGGATAAAATCCGGTTTTATGTGTCGGGTTCTAACCTATTCGTGATCAGTAAATTCAATAAGAAATTCTATGATCCTGAGATGGATGGGGGGACTTCATTCCCGATTGTTAAATCATTCAATGCTGGGGTCAGTGTAACATTCTAA
- a CDS encoding RagB/SusD family nutrient uptake outer membrane protein yields MNVKSKIILGLISGGFILTMAACQKDFLDRFPQTSITPEVFFNTEEDLSLYINGMLSMNDRWTYVGDQSSDNAATTAAVTLKTMMTSKTEPTSETAGGDWSWGRLRTINYFLENYQRANVAGDVKNHYAGLARYYRAIFYHGMVKQYSDVPWYSKTLTPSDEALRDGQSPRTLVVDSIMADLDFATKNVKEQVALGTPGRDAVLLMQAKIALHEGTYRLYHNELNLDKTAKNYFDIVEKATSQIIATNKYSIYSTGKPNEDYAALFESQDLSQNKEVILLNAFDQNKNRGQALNGYVFGDYEQSPSRDLIQTYLMKDGSRFTDVPNYDKKLYVQEFENRDPRLMQTLVYPQWLRQPDKSNYVQKLNKNFSGYHQLKGYVNSSDQIIMNGVDFPVHRYAEVLLMYAEAKAELGTLTQADLDKSVNLLRRRVGMPDLKMDVANANPDPKLAADYPNVKGAFRGVIFEIRRERRVEFAFENSRYDDLMRWNAGKLLERIPEGMYFPGVGNYDMTGDGVADIKLIPDGQTIPTDREKNSLGVPLVYYTIGNFGGNAGVYLKNGVNGGTMVTDVNVRRFVEPMYYYRPVPAKQIILNPNLKQVFGWK; encoded by the coding sequence ATGAATGTCAAATCAAAAATAATATTAGGACTTATAAGCGGTGGTTTTATATTAACCATGGCGGCTTGCCAGAAAGATTTTCTGGATCGCTTTCCCCAAACTTCGATCACACCTGAGGTTTTCTTTAATACCGAAGAAGATCTTTCGCTGTATATCAATGGGATGTTGAGTATGAACGATCGTTGGACTTATGTGGGAGATCAGAGTTCAGATAATGCGGCGACAACAGCCGCCGTAACGCTTAAGACAATGATGACCAGCAAAACAGAGCCAACGTCAGAAACAGCTGGAGGGGATTGGTCTTGGGGACGTTTACGCACAATAAACTACTTCTTAGAAAACTATCAGCGTGCGAATGTAGCAGGGGATGTTAAAAACCATTATGCAGGTTTGGCACGTTACTATCGCGCTATTTTTTACCATGGTATGGTAAAGCAGTATTCGGATGTGCCGTGGTACAGCAAAACATTAACCCCAAGTGACGAAGCTCTACGTGATGGGCAATCGCCTCGTACATTAGTTGTCGATAGCATCATGGCAGATTTGGACTTCGCAACAAAAAATGTTAAAGAACAAGTCGCGCTTGGAACACCAGGTCGAGATGCTGTATTGTTGATGCAGGCTAAGATTGCATTGCATGAAGGAACCTATCGGTTGTATCACAATGAGTTAAATTTGGACAAAACGGCGAAGAATTACTTTGACATTGTAGAGAAAGCAACTTCACAAATCATCGCTACCAATAAATATAGTATATATTCTACCGGAAAGCCGAACGAAGACTATGCTGCATTATTTGAATCACAAGATCTTTCCCAAAATAAAGAAGTGATCTTATTGAATGCTTTTGATCAAAACAAAAATAGGGGACAGGCGCTTAACGGTTATGTTTTTGGTGATTATGAACAGTCACCTTCACGGGATTTGATACAGACTTATTTGATGAAAGATGGTTCACGTTTTACGGACGTTCCTAATTATGATAAGAAACTGTATGTTCAGGAATTTGAAAATCGTGATCCTCGTCTGATGCAAACGTTGGTATATCCGCAATGGCTGAGACAGCCTGATAAATCAAATTATGTGCAAAAGCTGAACAAAAACTTTTCGGGCTATCACCAGTTGAAAGGCTATGTCAATTCATCCGATCAAATTATTATGAACGGAGTTGATTTTCCAGTGCACCGTTACGCTGAGGTTCTATTGATGTATGCTGAAGCAAAGGCTGAACTAGGAACGTTGACACAAGCTGATCTCGACAAGTCTGTTAATCTGTTGCGAAGAAGAGTAGGGATGCCCGATCTAAAAATGGATGTAGCAAATGCGAACCCTGATCCTAAATTGGCCGCAGATTACCCGAATGTGAAGGGAGCATTCCGGGGTGTGATTTTTGAAATCAGACGCGAGCGACGTGTGGAGTTTGCTTTTGAGAATTCACGTTATGATGACCTTATGCGCTGGAATGCAGGTAAACTGCTTGAACGTATTCCAGAAGGCATGTATTTCCCCGGAGTAGGTAATTACGACATGACAGGGGATGGCGTTGCCGATATCAAATTGATTCCTGATGGACAGACCATTCCTACCGATCGAGAAAAGAATTCACTTGGCGTACCACTTGTCTACTATACCATTGGAAATTTTGGTGGTAATGCTGGTGTTTATCTTAAAAATGGTGTCAATGGTGGAACAATGGTAACAGATGTCAATGTCCGTAGATTTGTAGAACCGATGTATTATTATCGTCCGGTTCCTGCAAAACAGATCATTCTCAATCCAAATCTTAAACAGGTATTTGGTTGGAAGTAA
- a CDS encoding RagB/SusD family nutrient uptake outer membrane protein, producing MKYINKFKLAFSGVLLTVLGASSCTKGLDYENTGAINPKNVWTDSVLIKAYLNDIYGGLMPNWPLGSGAGADEGINGSGGNLGSFQQGIVDVATNFTRLDYTYIDKANYFMDQLVDLPETVISGSTKSRLIGEAKFWRAWKYWDMVSSIGGVPLILHTQDGSDINSLRVPRSKTSECVAQIIKDLDEAAIALPPNYSGADYGRINRAAALGLKARILLWYASPLFNATNDQGRWTNAYNAAKAAVQAADAGGFGLFENYRLIWYSRNKEQIMTKQYYYPDNYMNFAPIRPISFTNGSTNNDQPILPLLIAYPKRDGSPMQFDQNQLSDPAYNKQFLTDFYTNRDDRFYATIWCGGTVYPTPDVNVLGMTAPRSRTYWQAWTWKATATPNTVLPARDVNMFSGISPLVQNGDENGVTGFFQRKGLDTLLDRNALVGVAANAKSWFSPMRYAELLLNLAETANETGRSNEALNALYAIRKRAGIAPGSAANYGISAIGQVDLRNVIINERQVELAFEGFRYSDLRRWKRYDILNAQNTRKGLLLMLNKGEALPGNTDNIMTAAVRAKFSAVLIQNLDKTGSTNQSYKLSLNHWFNSLNPAQISIEPDQLPQNKEWGGTFDPLQ from the coding sequence ATGAAATATATAAATAAATTTAAGTTGGCTTTTTCTGGGGTTCTACTTACTGTATTAGGAGCTTCATCTTGTACAAAAGGACTGGACTATGAGAATACGGGTGCTATAAATCCAAAAAATGTCTGGACAGATTCGGTATTGATCAAGGCTTACTTGAACGATATATATGGCGGCCTTATGCCAAATTGGCCTCTTGGAAGTGGTGCGGGCGCAGATGAAGGTATCAATGGGTCTGGAGGTAATCTCGGTAGTTTTCAACAAGGAATTGTCGATGTTGCAACCAATTTTACAAGATTGGATTATACATATATTGACAAAGCGAATTATTTTATGGATCAATTAGTGGATCTACCGGAGACCGTAATCAGTGGGAGCACCAAAAGTAGGCTTATTGGCGAAGCTAAATTTTGGCGTGCCTGGAAATACTGGGATATGGTCAGTTCAATTGGAGGAGTACCGTTGATCTTACACACACAGGATGGAAGTGATATCAATTCACTGCGAGTTCCACGTAGTAAGACCTCTGAATGTGTCGCACAGATAATAAAGGATTTGGATGAGGCTGCTATTGCCCTACCTCCAAATTATAGTGGTGCCGACTATGGTAGAATTAATCGTGCTGCAGCGTTAGGTCTTAAAGCAAGAATCCTTTTATGGTATGCTAGCCCATTATTTAATGCGACAAATGATCAAGGTAGATGGACCAACGCCTATAACGCGGCTAAGGCGGCAGTACAGGCGGCAGATGCCGGAGGGTTTGGCTTGTTTGAAAATTATAGGTTAATCTGGTATTCACGAAACAAAGAACAGATTATGACCAAACAGTATTATTACCCGGATAACTACATGAATTTTGCTCCAATTAGACCTATCTCATTTACGAATGGAAGTACAAATAACGATCAACCTATATTACCGCTGTTGATTGCTTATCCCAAAAGAGATGGTAGCCCAATGCAATTTGATCAAAATCAATTGTCAGATCCTGCCTATAATAAGCAATTTTTAACAGATTTTTATACCAATCGCGACGATCGATTTTATGCGACTATTTGGTGTGGGGGTACGGTATATCCAACTCCTGATGTTAATGTGCTTGGTATGACCGCGCCTAGGTCGCGTACGTATTGGCAAGCCTGGACCTGGAAGGCGACTGCAACGCCCAATACCGTGCTCCCGGCTAGAGATGTAAATATGTTTTCAGGAATTTCACCATTGGTTCAAAATGGGGATGAAAATGGTGTAACGGGATTTTTTCAACGCAAAGGCTTAGATACTTTATTGGATAGAAATGCTCTTGTTGGAGTAGCCGCTAATGCGAAAAGCTGGTTTTCACCAATGCGCTATGCGGAGCTCCTTTTAAATCTTGCTGAAACGGCAAACGAGACAGGGCGTAGTAATGAAGCTCTAAACGCATTGTATGCTATTCGTAAGCGGGCAGGAATTGCTCCCGGATCGGCCGCAAATTATGGAATCAGTGCGATTGGGCAAGTCGACCTCCGTAACGTAATCATCAATGAACGTCAAGTCGAACTTGCCTTTGAGGGGTTTAGATACAGTGACTTGAGAAGATGGAAACGTTATGATATTTTGAATGCTCAGAATACGAGAAAAGGACTATTATTGATGTTAAATAAAGGTGAGGCACTACCTGGTAACACTGATAACATTATGACCGCTGCTGTGCGAGCGAAGTTCTCAGCCGTCCTTATCCAAAACTTGGATAAAACGGGCTCTACGAATCAATCCTATAAGCTTAGTCTCAATCATTGGTTCAATTCGCTAAACCCAGCACAGATTTCTATTGAACCAGATCAGTTGCCGCAAAATAAAGAATGGGGTGGAACCTTCGACCCATTACAATAG
- a CDS encoding SusC/RagA family TonB-linked outer membrane protein, with the protein MKKQQFQSLGRNRNFRYRLGLVVGAVCLAGVVQAQELETHGKVTDRKGEPIRGVTVSIKGAPNSVMSTSNKGTYELNKLKKNQVLLFTSVGYKSIELTYEGQKELNVQLEEDLANLDEVVVVGFGTKQKKNLTGAVDQISGKVLESRPISNVMQGLQGVSPGLNITYGNGTPGGIPNINIRGTTSINGGSPLFVIDGIPATDANDLIRLNPTDIESYTVLRDAASSAIYGARATYGVILITTKSGKLGKQSVSFNTNSAWGKPTEMPDPVTDPYIFSKLLELSTNNTPWDYVNYSDEHYQWAKERSDNPSLEDVRIDPKDPKRWAYMGNNNWNKYFLNNAAHSQSYNLTFSGGAKVNELPFKYYLSGDYTKENGLSKLAADYWTRKGLRGRINIAPFKWLQLDNNTSLYNTHRESPAASLTDIYYLTPIQVAKNPDGTWANTDAGRLAARLSDGGKSNGDTFGFQNTFNATGTFLNGDLKISGDASVKREYYKGNGYAKKFKIGFGPNDIREEGGTGYVNESRADMKNTVFNLYANYNKTIGKHNFGAMVGYNQEEYIYSSTYVNRNNLISSTLPYLGLTTGEMTLNAGYSSYATRSYFGRLNYTFNERYILEGTGRYDGSSRFPKASRWGFFPSVSGAWIVSNESFFESLKPKVSNLKLRASYGSLGNQNVGDFSYIQTMGTSLSGYLINGNQQYVVNGAPPLTIDPNSYTWENVSTLNFGADLGLFNDKFFVGYDNYIRNTTGMLTAGRELPGVLGTSVPRQNAADLRTKGWELSVTYKDQFELANKPFSFDAKVVLSDSRAKITKFKNDERLLSTYFNGYEFGTIYGLQGDGLFKSADEIKALDESGIVPWGALNIVNGWPKFKDIDGNGKIERGLTETNLKDLQVIGNSADRYRIGFNLNMNWGGFDASVFLQGVLKRDFYPRHYLFWGPYQQPYANIYPWHLDFYRETSDTPEERAKHSQAYLNAGLADANHDARYPVLQSWLADVNDGKGLAIPNTQYMLNGSYLRLKNVTLGYTLPHELLEKWKIQRLRIFFSGENLFEFSQIKKYVDPEAINNGTDGSAWAYPFQRKFSVGLNLDF; encoded by the coding sequence ATGAAAAAACAACAATTTCAATCCTTAGGGAGGAATCGCAATTTCAGGTATCGGCTCGGGCTGGTAGTTGGAGCTGTTTGTCTTGCGGGTGTGGTCCAAGCGCAGGAACTTGAAACGCATGGTAAGGTGACGGACCGAAAAGGAGAGCCCATTCGAGGGGTGACAGTTTCCATTAAAGGTGCACCGAATTCGGTAATGTCTACTTCAAATAAAGGGACCTACGAGTTGAATAAACTCAAAAAAAATCAGGTGTTGCTATTTACTTCGGTCGGTTACAAAAGCATAGAGCTAACCTATGAAGGGCAGAAAGAACTGAATGTACAGTTAGAGGAGGATTTGGCTAATTTGGACGAGGTTGTTGTGGTTGGGTTTGGTACAAAGCAAAAGAAGAACCTTACAGGTGCAGTAGATCAGATATCGGGCAAAGTCTTGGAATCTAGGCCTATTTCTAATGTGATGCAAGGTCTACAAGGGGTAAGCCCTGGCTTAAATATTACCTACGGTAATGGTACACCTGGGGGAATCCCAAATATTAATATTCGTGGAACAACTTCCATTAATGGTGGATCACCTTTGTTTGTAATTGATGGTATTCCAGCTACTGATGCTAACGATTTAATTCGCCTAAATCCCACTGATATTGAATCTTACACGGTCTTACGTGATGCAGCTTCATCAGCGATTTATGGTGCCAGAGCGACCTATGGTGTAATTTTGATTACCACTAAATCGGGAAAACTAGGAAAACAATCCGTTTCTTTTAATACAAATTCGGCTTGGGGAAAACCAACTGAAATGCCTGATCCCGTCACTGATCCGTATATCTTCTCTAAACTTTTGGAATTATCGACAAATAATACCCCTTGGGACTACGTCAATTATAGCGATGAACACTACCAGTGGGCAAAGGAACGTTCTGATAATCCCAGTTTGGAAGATGTACGTATAGATCCTAAAGATCCAAAGCGTTGGGCTTATATGGGAAACAACAATTGGAATAAGTACTTTCTAAACAACGCAGCACATTCGCAGTCCTACAATTTGACTTTTTCAGGTGGAGCGAAGGTGAATGAACTTCCTTTTAAATATTATTTGTCCGGCGACTATACGAAGGAAAATGGTTTAAGTAAATTGGCAGCCGACTATTGGACACGTAAAGGCCTACGTGGACGGATAAATATTGCTCCATTCAAATGGTTGCAATTGGATAATAACACTAGCTTATATAATACACATCGTGAAAGTCCGGCGGCAAGTTTAACCGATATCTATTATTTAACGCCTATTCAGGTTGCGAAAAATCCGGATGGCACTTGGGCAAATACGGATGCAGGACGATTGGCTGCTCGTCTATCTGACGGTGGAAAAAGCAATGGTGACACGTTTGGTTTCCAAAATACGTTCAATGCGACAGGCACATTTTTAAATGGCGATCTAAAAATATCTGGCGATGCAAGTGTTAAAAGAGAATACTACAAAGGCAATGGTTATGCTAAAAAATTCAAGATTGGTTTTGGTCCGAATGATATCCGTGAAGAGGGAGGAACCGGCTATGTGAATGAATCCCGAGCCGATATGAAAAATACGGTATTTAATCTATATGCGAATTACAACAAAACAATTGGCAAACATAATTTTGGTGCAATGGTGGGGTATAACCAAGAAGAGTATATTTATTCATCCACTTATGTCAACCGAAATAATCTAATTTCTTCTACTTTACCTTATTTGGGATTGACTACGGGAGAAATGACACTCAATGCTGGTTATAGTTCCTATGCGACGCGAAGCTATTTTGGACGATTGAATTATACTTTTAATGAGCGTTATATCTTGGAAGGTACAGGACGTTACGACGGTTCTTCCCGTTTTCCTAAAGCAAGTCGCTGGGGATTTTTTCCGTCCGTTTCAGGGGCTTGGATCGTTAGCAATGAATCCTTTTTCGAATCATTAAAACCGAAAGTATCCAATCTAAAGTTAAGAGCGTCATACGGTAGTTTGGGAAATCAAAATGTAGGCGACTTCTCTTATATCCAGACGATGGGAACCAGCCTTTCAGGCTACCTTATTAATGGAAATCAACAATATGTCGTGAATGGGGCGCCTCCGCTGACAATTGATCCAAACTCATATACCTGGGAAAATGTGTCTACTTTAAACTTTGGAGCTGATTTGGGGCTCTTCAATGATAAGTTTTTTGTAGGCTACGATAATTACATCCGTAATACAACCGGTATGTTGACCGCCGGACGGGAGCTTCCAGGTGTACTGGGGACAAGCGTACCAAGGCAGAATGCAGCTGATTTGCGTACAAAGGGTTGGGAGCTTTCAGTGACTTATAAGGATCAATTTGAATTAGCCAATAAGCCTTTTTCTTTTGATGCGAAGGTTGTTTTGTCTGATTCCCGTGCTAAGATTACAAAATTCAAAAACGATGAACGTCTGCTGTCGACATATTTCAATGGATATGAGTTCGGTACAATCTATGGCTTGCAGGGTGATGGACTGTTTAAAAGTGCCGATGAAATCAAAGCACTGGATGAATCAGGCATAGTACCTTGGGGAGCTTTAAATATTGTGAATGGTTGGCCAAAATTTAAGGATATCGACGGAAATGGTAAAATTGAAAGAGGGTTGACCGAAACGAATTTGAAAGATCTTCAGGTGATTGGTAATTCTGCTGATCGCTACCGTATCGGTTTTAACCTCAACATGAATTGGGGTGGATTTGACGCTTCGGTATTTCTACAGGGTGTATTGAAACGAGATTTCTATCCACGGCATTATTTGTTCTGGGGTCCTTATCAGCAACCTTATGCAAATATATACCCATGGCATTTGGATTTTTATAGAGAAACCAGTGATACACCAGAAGAACGAGCAAAACACTCCCAGGCGTACTTGAATGCTGGCTTGGCGGATGCTAATCATGATGCACGCTATCCGGTATTGCAATCTTGGTTGGCCGATGTCAATGACGGAAAAGGATTGGCTATTCCCAATACACAGTATATGTTGAATGGCTCTTATCTGCGTTTGAAGAACGTCACTTTGGGGTATACCTTGCCGCATGAGTTGCTGGAAAAATGGAAAATTCAACGTTTGCGTATTTTCTTTTCGGGAGAGAATCTATTTGAATTCTCACAGATCAAAAAATATGTGGATCCCGAAGCGATCAACAATGGAACCGATGGTAGTGCCTGGGCTTATCCATTCCAACGTAAGTTTTCCGTTGGTTTAAACTTAGATTTTTAA